One genomic segment of Vibrio agarivorans includes these proteins:
- the tnpB gene encoding IS66 family insertion sequence element accessory protein TnpB (TnpB, as the term is used for proteins encoded by IS66 family insertion elements, is considered an accessory protein, since TnpC, encoded by a neighboring gene, is a DDE family transposase.) codes for MKRLLSAPEIYLYRESADFRISINGLAAIIENDTDLPLGSGALFLFTNKQRDKIKVLYWDKTGFALWYKRLEKAKYKWPTKEKNEVFTLTQFELDRLLSGFTIIGHKPIKINNFTMT; via the coding sequence ATGAAACGCTTGCTCAGCGCCCCAGAGATTTACTTATATCGTGAAAGCGCCGATTTTAGAATATCCATCAACGGCCTTGCTGCGATTATCGAAAATGACACCGACTTACCTTTAGGAAGTGGCGCACTGTTCCTCTTCACCAACAAACAGCGCGACAAAATCAAAGTGTTGTACTGGGATAAAACAGGCTTCGCTCTCTGGTATAAACGCCTTGAAAAAGCTAAGTACAAGTGGCCTACAAAAGAGAAAAATGAGGTGTTTACTCTGACTCAATTCGAGCTTGATAGACTGCTTTCTGGCTTCACGATTATCGGCCATAAACCCATTAAAATAAACAATTTTACAATGACTTAA
- the tnpA gene encoding IS66 family insertion sequence element accessory protein TnpA — protein sequence MGKRRTNQEWKMLIEQSESSSLSILAFCKLNELNPSTFYAKRQQLNKTDVSLGFVRAEVVEKTTRYQTQSATAHMTLLINDVELSIPQGTPAAYLAELIGALS from the coding sequence ATGGGAAAACGACGCACCAATCAAGAATGGAAAATGCTTATCGAACAATCTGAATCGAGTTCACTGTCGATACTCGCGTTTTGTAAGCTCAATGAACTCAATCCCTCAACGTTCTATGCCAAGCGCCAGCAACTCAATAAAACTGACGTATCTCTAGGCTTTGTCCGAGCTGAAGTCGTCGAAAAGACGACGAGGTATCAAACTCAGAGTGCAACCGCTCACATGACTCTTCTCATTAATGATGTTGAGCTGAGCATTCCGCAAGGCACGCCAGCAGCCTATCTCGCAGAGCTTATCGGTGCGTTATCATGA
- a CDS encoding cytochrome c-type biogenesis protein: MSLKFVKAFLVSVAVSVFSLSLLAQQDAEHADVFEFESPQQQAQTMVLAKELRCPTCINQNIIESNSAAARDFKHRVFELVKQGHTPKQVKQHMVERYGEQVLYRSSMSRTNFLLWGLPIIAS, translated from the coding sequence GTGAGCTTGAAGTTCGTGAAAGCGTTTTTAGTTAGTGTTGCTGTGTCTGTGTTCTCCCTATCTTTGTTGGCACAACAAGATGCCGAGCATGCCGATGTGTTCGAGTTTGAATCCCCCCAACAACAAGCCCAAACAATGGTTTTAGCAAAAGAGCTGCGATGTCCTACATGTATTAATCAAAATATAATCGAGTCTAACTCGGCTGCGGCTAGAGACTTTAAGCACCGTGTTTTCGAGCTAGTTAAGCAAGGACACACACCTAAACAAGTTAAGCAGCATATGGTCGAGAGATATGGAGAGCAGGTGCTTTATCGTTCTTCGATGTCGCGAACCAACTTTTTGCTGTGGGGGCTTCCAATTATCGCATCGTAA
- a CDS encoding amidase, whose amino-acid sequence MKIAPIALALLAGNALAAEFSQKELAYMPANTQIELFKSGMITPIDIVKAQKAQYEETNDVVNAVTYAHWEEAEKAAKEATERYKDGTYRALEGITYAVKDEHHDKGWKVTYGSMLHMDDPVMENADPMVSKLNAEGAIPVIQTTVPELYFSWVTSTDAWGTSRNPWNPDFAVGGSSGGSGAAVAAGYATMATGSDMGGSIRIPSSFNGLYGLKPAAYTVPNSMLYAYFSGSGPIARTFEDMVMMYNAMSGQDAQMSVPTVGVQEKLTKEIQSLEGMKIAYIGDMGTSPMADYVADGMDDAMEILRQQGATVDVVDFDFDMQMGLMEGISNLAFSGALGAPMMDSYEGVTDQMTSYTGKLIQKAIDHREDYDGRAQAKTETEVLRMWTKLSSEVYSQGYDLVIAPTMPTVTVPADYNFITDEPLQEDGHTYDQAVGMMYTLPFNLLGWLPAASVPAGISPDGVPFGLQIIGKPADTATVVKVAGAYSKGAPKFFTGDLLPNGIK is encoded by the coding sequence ATGAAAATAGCTCCAATTGCTCTCGCGTTACTGGCTGGCAACGCTCTTGCCGCAGAATTCTCTCAAAAAGAGTTGGCTTACATGCCTGCAAACACTCAAATTGAGTTATTCAAAAGCGGTATGATCACGCCGATTGATATTGTAAAAGCTCAAAAAGCTCAGTATGAAGAAACAAATGATGTGGTCAATGCAGTCACGTATGCACACTGGGAAGAAGCAGAGAAAGCAGCGAAAGAAGCAACCGAGCGCTATAAAGATGGCACTTACCGAGCTTTAGAAGGTATCACATACGCAGTAAAAGATGAGCACCATGATAAAGGCTGGAAAGTTACTTACGGGTCTATGCTTCACATGGACGATCCTGTAATGGAAAATGCAGACCCTATGGTGTCGAAACTAAATGCCGAAGGTGCTATTCCCGTTATACAAACAACCGTACCTGAGCTGTATTTTAGCTGGGTAACCAGTACAGATGCATGGGGTACATCCCGTAACCCATGGAACCCAGATTTCGCTGTTGGTGGCTCATCAGGTGGCTCAGGTGCAGCCGTCGCAGCCGGTTACGCAACCATGGCGACAGGCTCTGACATGGGAGGTTCTATTCGTATTCCATCTTCATTTAATGGACTTTACGGTCTCAAGCCTGCCGCATATACAGTACCAAACAGCATGCTCTACGCATACTTCTCAGGCAGTGGTCCTATCGCCCGCACTTTTGAAGACATGGTAATGATGTATAACGCTATGTCTGGTCAGGATGCACAAATGTCAGTACCAACCGTGGGCGTACAAGAAAAACTCACTAAAGAAATTCAATCGCTAGAAGGTATGAAAATCGCCTACATCGGTGACATGGGCACAAGTCCGATGGCAGACTACGTCGCTGATGGTATGGATGATGCTATGGAGATCCTTCGCCAGCAAGGTGCAACCGTTGACGTTGTCGACTTTGATTTTGACATGCAGATGGGCTTGATGGAAGGCATCTCAAACCTCGCATTTTCAGGCGCATTAGGCGCACCGATGATGGACAGTTACGAGGGTGTGACTGACCAAATGACGTCTTACACTGGCAAACTAATCCAAAAGGCAATTGATCACCGTGAAGACTATGATGGACGTGCACAAGCGAAGACAGAAACCGAAGTACTGCGGATGTGGACCAAACTTTCAAGTGAAGTTTACTCACAGGGTTATGACTTAGTGATAGCACCAACAATGCCAACGGTAACCGTACCAGCAGATTACAACTTCATTACCGACGAGCCACTGCAAGAAGATGGACACACCTATGACCAAGCAGTTGGTATGATGTACACCCTGCCGTTCAACCTACTCGGTTGGTTGCCTGCGGCAAGTGTTCCAGCAGGTATTAGCCCTGATGGTGTTCCATTTGGTCTTCAAATTATCGGTAAACCAGCGGATACTGCCACGGTGGTAAAAGTAGCGGGCGCTTACAGCAAGGGAGCCCCTAAGTTCTTTACCGGTGACTTATTACCCAATGGTATTAAGTAA
- a CDS encoding LysR family transcriptional regulator yields MALSIEQLQAFVATVEQKGIAQAARHLGKHVTTVREQVNNFEIDTGLTLFERHARSLEVTPHGLQLYKYAISMLSEATHFELKIDSLLKGVPDRMTVAIETSLVDRNLDLVLAEILNKYPYLNLKVLNGDTLQVRGWVMSGRADVGLVFSAINMVQEIEVKKAYSFDVVRVVPKQWQLPKNATDRDFADKLQLTYSFLSDLGLKSADIVSHRHMVCNNAFQMLNLVKTGVGWGHLPGFICKEATENNDVVVFPDEFANWNAEVILQQGASINPAMKMFIDAVCGFGHR; encoded by the coding sequence ATGGCATTATCAATAGAGCAGTTACAGGCGTTTGTTGCGACTGTTGAACAGAAAGGCATTGCTCAGGCCGCGCGACACTTGGGAAAGCACGTGACGACGGTACGTGAGCAGGTGAACAACTTTGAAATTGATACGGGTTTGACGTTATTTGAACGACATGCTCGTTCTCTAGAGGTGACACCGCATGGATTGCAACTTTATAAATATGCTATCTCTATGCTCAGCGAAGCCACACACTTTGAACTTAAGATAGACAGTTTGTTGAAAGGGGTACCAGATCGCATGACCGTGGCGATTGAAACGAGCTTAGTTGACCGCAACCTCGATCTTGTATTAGCAGAGATTCTTAATAAATATCCCTACCTCAACCTGAAAGTATTGAATGGCGATACGTTGCAGGTAAGAGGCTGGGTGATGTCTGGTAGAGCAGACGTTGGGTTGGTGTTTTCAGCGATCAATATGGTCCAGGAAATAGAAGTGAAAAAAGCATATAGCTTCGATGTGGTCAGAGTGGTGCCAAAACAATGGCAGCTACCTAAAAATGCGACTGATAGAGACTTTGCCGATAAGTTACAACTAACGTATTCATTTTTGAGTGACTTGGGGCTAAAGAGTGCGGATATCGTCAGCCATAGACATATGGTCTGTAATAATGCGTTTCAGATGTTGAATTTAGTGAAAACAGGCGTGGGCTGGGGGCATCTTCCGGGCTTTATTTGTAAAGAGGCAACGGAGAACAATGACGTTGTTGTGTTCCCAGATGAGTTTGCCAATTGGAATGCTGAAGTTATTCTCCAACAGGGCGCCTCAATCAACCCAGCGATGAAAATGTTTATAGATGCAGTGTGTGGTTTTGGGCATCGATAA
- a CDS encoding linear amide C-N hydrolase, translating to MKTFKLNTIAAVAALSIASIAGVAEACSRITVDTPQGVSTVRSLDWGVQLGNVAQVNPVGIERASEAPSYKNSMTWTTKYHSVAQTEWEVFHGVASDAINSEGLGTSLLYLADSADYIKDYQDTGAPAVSFLEIVSYVNETYASVDEVVKAFEANEFQIAWADGLHGKQHGLHLSVQDKSGDIALFQLNEGGEMVVHRGDVESDLRVMANAPLQQHHRDYVSKVNLQDLTAEEIPSSISSLDRNLRGLFNTSHVTFTEDVSWKQTRGKLLSTYNAGNLVPQDLIDPVNGETYATWTQFVYNHDNGDFLFTNYDTRDQIGYNLNDTLDFTKTMCADTVQQAADGLREVTFKVCEESVGNL from the coding sequence ATGAAAACGTTTAAACTCAATACTATCGCTGCTGTTGCTGCACTTTCTATTGCATCTATTGCAGGTGTTGCTGAAGCCTGCTCTCGCATTACCGTTGACACCCCACAAGGTGTATCAACAGTCCGCTCTCTAGATTGGGGGGTCCAACTCGGCAACGTTGCTCAAGTCAACCCTGTCGGTATCGAACGAGCTTCTGAAGCACCAAGCTATAAAAATTCAATGACTTGGACTACTAAGTATCACTCTGTTGCACAAACTGAGTGGGAAGTTTTCCATGGCGTTGCCTCTGATGCAATCAACTCTGAAGGCCTAGGTACATCACTGCTTTACCTGGCAGATTCAGCAGATTACATCAAAGACTACCAAGACACAGGCGCGCCAGCTGTGAGTTTCCTAGAAATCGTTTCTTACGTTAATGAGACTTACGCAAGCGTTGACGAAGTCGTAAAAGCTTTCGAGGCCAATGAATTCCAAATCGCTTGGGCTGATGGTCTCCATGGAAAACAGCATGGCCTGCACCTCTCAGTACAAGATAAATCAGGTGATATTGCTCTATTCCAGCTTAATGAAGGCGGCGAAATGGTTGTGCACCGTGGTGATGTTGAATCAGACCTACGTGTCATGGCAAATGCACCCTTACAGCAGCATCATCGCGATTATGTATCGAAAGTAAACTTGCAAGACTTAACTGCTGAAGAGATTCCATCATCTATTTCTTCTTTGGATAGAAACCTTCGTGGTCTGTTCAACACGTCACACGTTACGTTTACAGAGGATGTGTCGTGGAAACAAACTCGCGGAAAGTTGCTCAGCACATACAACGCAGGAAATTTAGTACCACAAGACCTTATTGACCCAGTCAACGGTGAGACATACGCAACCTGGACTCAATTTGTCTATAACCACGATAACGGTGACTTCCTTTTCACCAACTACGATACGCGCGATCAAATTGGTTACAACTTGAATGACACATTAGACTTCACTAAAACCATGTGTGCAGATACGGTACAACAAGCTGCAGACGGTCTCAGAGAAGTAACATTTAAAGTCTGTGAGGAGAGCGTAGGTAATCTATAA
- a CDS encoding substrate binding domain-containing protein, translated as MGEFYKSRSLYGNYFCRYLLLLKSTFILNRHTKLSSQVTSPQGTLRIAAPAPLARILMAPLISEFLTEYPEINIDMVIDERHIDLIANGIDIAIRAKKLEDSSLIARPLFSNPLLLFAAPSYLAKHGTPKHPKDLRSHNCIVYTFNRSQNNWHFIGENQEISVPVRGVFRSNSGETNLEMALAGAGITQIPIWMAERYVASGELVQVLAGFPSDTVPINAIYPHSRHIPLKVRCFVDLIQEKQRNRYP; from the coding sequence GTGGGTGAATTTTATAAAAGCCGTTCGTTGTATGGAAATTACTTTTGTAGATACCTGTTATTACTTAAAAGCACTTTTATATTAAATAGGCATACTAAATTAAGCTCACAAGTCACTTCGCCACAGGGAACACTAAGAATTGCAGCGCCTGCTCCACTGGCGCGAATATTAATGGCTCCGTTGATCAGTGAGTTTCTGACTGAGTATCCTGAAATTAACATTGATATGGTTATTGATGAACGCCATATCGATCTTATCGCCAACGGCATCGATATCGCAATTCGTGCCAAGAAACTGGAGGACTCCTCCTTAATTGCTAGGCCATTATTTAGCAATCCATTGCTGCTGTTTGCCGCACCAAGTTATCTGGCAAAGCATGGCACACCAAAGCACCCGAAGGATCTGAGATCGCACAACTGTATCGTCTACACGTTTAATCGTTCACAAAACAATTGGCATTTTATTGGCGAAAACCAAGAAATTTCGGTTCCCGTCAGAGGTGTCTTTCGCAGCAACAGCGGTGAAACCAATTTAGAGATGGCGCTTGCGGGAGCTGGTATTACTCAAATACCAATATGGATGGCAGAAAGGTATGTGGCATCAGGTGAGTTGGTTCAAGTTCTTGCTGGGTTTCCAAGTGATACCGTGCCAATCAATGCCATCTATCCACATAGTCGCCATATACCGTTAAAGGTACGTTGTTTTGTAGATTTGATTCAAGAAAAACAGCGAAATAGATACCCGTAA
- a CDS encoding porin family protein has translation MKKLILASTLALMSASSFAADDHSGFRVGGGFGSDMGKYKLQDKETGFDADASVVLEAGYDFNEIFAVNVKGAATGFKVNGQGKEKPTNLGTAYELAVEGEAGYTFNTERGISIKPYGAVGGVYYNKDANLLFTGNSEKGEVRGRGAVGVRLTVDNGLYVDGRVQATDVSASGKVERKNDLLTQGVVTVGYKF, from the coding sequence ATGAAAAAATTAATTCTAGCTTCAACACTTGCACTAATGTCAGCATCTTCATTCGCGGCAGATGACCACTCAGGATTCCGTGTAGGCGGTGGGTTTGGTTCAGATATGGGTAAATACAAACTTCAAGATAAAGAGACCGGATTTGATGCGGATGCTTCAGTGGTCTTAGAGGCGGGTTATGACTTTAATGAAATCTTCGCTGTCAATGTAAAAGGTGCAGCGACGGGCTTTAAGGTAAATGGTCAGGGTAAAGAAAAACCGACTAATCTTGGCACCGCCTATGAGTTGGCAGTAGAAGGTGAAGCTGGCTATACATTCAATACAGAGCGCGGCATCTCAATTAAACCATATGGAGCAGTAGGTGGTGTGTACTACAACAAAGATGCAAACCTATTGTTCACGGGCAACAGCGAAAAAGGCGAAGTTCGTGGACGTGGTGCGGTAGGGGTTCGATTGACCGTTGACAATGGGCTATACGTAGACGGACGAGTTCAAGCTACAGATGTATCAGCTAGCGGTAAAGTTGAGCGTAAAAATGACTTACTGACACAGGGTGTCGTGACGGTTGGCTACAAATTCTAA
- a CDS encoding porin family protein, producing MKKLILASTLALMSASSFAADDHTGFRVGGGLGSSVAKFDVPGAELVNDKADREVEADPSLVIEAGYDFNKIFAVNVKGAGSGFKTYEKGSNKGLKSGTAYEISLEGEAGYTFVTDGGAAIKPYAAIGGVYYDKDSSKVFGLTDKDKGAVKARGAVGVRMTLDNGVYFDGRVQATDFSQKGKSFKAKDDLMTQGLLTVGYKF from the coding sequence ATGAAAAAATTAATTCTAGCTTCAACACTTGCACTAATGTCAGCATCTTCATTCGCAGCGGACGATCATACTGGCTTCCGTGTCGGTGGTGGTCTTGGCTCTAGCGTAGCGAAGTTCGATGTTCCAGGTGCAGAGCTAGTGAACGATAAAGCAGATCGCGAAGTAGAAGCTGACCCATCACTTGTTATTGAAGCCGGCTATGACTTTAATAAGATATTCGCGGTAAATGTTAAAGGTGCAGGCTCTGGTTTCAAGACATATGAAAAAGGCAGTAACAAAGGGCTGAAAAGTGGAACAGCCTATGAAATTTCTCTTGAAGGTGAAGCCGGTTATACATTTGTGACCGATGGCGGCGCTGCGATCAAGCCTTACGCTGCGATTGGTGGTGTTTACTATGACAAAGATTCTAGTAAAGTCTTTGGTCTTACAGATAAAGATAAAGGCGCGGTTAAAGCTCGAGGTGCGGTTGGTGTTCGCATGACATTAGACAACGGTGTTTACTTTGATGGTCGTGTCCAAGCGACAGATTTTTCTCAGAAAGGGAAAAGCTTTAAAGCGAAAGATGACTTGATGACTCAAGGTCTATTAACCGTCGGCTATAAGTTCTAA
- a CDS encoding chlorhexidine efflux transporter: protein MMKTHTTDSPIHHFKQQLVQALLLEAGILFVISPTFIDEPSDINLFGGKVIILLIAMIIWNAAYRFGFDYYLWNNKKTLNKTLSYRLIYTVLFQVGVLVISTPIMFSIFDSSFWHVVTADLWFSLLVFSYSYITNFIYDRCL from the coding sequence ATGATGAAAACACACACAACTGATAGCCCAATACACCACTTTAAGCAGCAATTAGTACAAGCTTTGTTGCTAGAAGCGGGCATACTTTTCGTGATTTCGCCGACATTTATTGATGAACCGTCTGACATAAATTTATTCGGTGGAAAGGTAATTATATTACTCATTGCTATGATTATTTGGAATGCAGCCTATCGCTTCGGGTTTGATTACTATTTATGGAATAATAAAAAAACTTTAAATAAAACTCTTTCATATAGACTGATATATACCGTGTTATTTCAAGTCGGTGTGCTTGTTATATCGACACCAATCATGTTTTCTATCTTTGATTCATCATTTTGGCACGTCGTCACCGCAGACCTTTGGTTCAGTTTATTAGTATTTAGCTACAGTTATATCACCAACTTCATTTATGACCGTTGCCTTTAA
- a CDS encoding PACE efflux transporter, whose product MNTNITQNTRTPMDRIRHTILFELGLIGTIVPVGMLFVQGKNHHVGAVAVAISFLAMVWNMLFNYMFDAYLLRKQNHCVKSGKQRLAHAILFEVGLVLATVPVLAWSLDLTLGQAFIADIGFVVFALFYAGAFNLIYDKVFPVKGVNKQGVTSAC is encoded by the coding sequence ATGAACACCAATATTACTCAAAATACACGTACTCCAATGGATAGAATCCGCCACACTATTTTGTTTGAACTCGGGTTAATTGGAACGATTGTCCCGGTGGGAATGTTGTTTGTGCAAGGCAAAAACCATCATGTTGGCGCTGTTGCTGTTGCCATCTCTTTTCTAGCAATGGTTTGGAATATGTTGTTCAACTATATGTTTGATGCCTATTTATTAAGAAAGCAAAACCATTGTGTCAAATCAGGAAAACAACGCCTTGCACACGCTATTTTGTTTGAGGTGGGTTTAGTGTTAGCGACCGTACCGGTATTAGCTTGGAGTCTCGATCTCACGCTAGGCCAAGCGTTTATTGCAGATATCGGTTTTGTGGTTTTCGCGTTGTTTTATGCAGGAGCATTCAACCTTATTTATGACAAGGTCT